A window from Aerococcus sp. Group 1 encodes these proteins:
- a CDS encoding IreB family regulatory phosphoprotein, which yields MSGKDETVLFRFDESKEKDVKETLEIVYDALVSKGYNPINQIVGYLLSGDPAYIPRHNQARNLIRYHERDELLEELVKSYMKQSGRE from the coding sequence ATGAGTGGAAAAGATGAAACAGTACTCTTTCGCTTCGATGAAAGTAAAGAAAAAGATGTAAAAGAGACACTTGAAATAGTTTACGACGCCCTAGTAAGCAAGGGCTATAATCCAATCAATCAAATTGTAGGATATTTATTATCTGGCGATCCTGCGTATATCCCACGTCACAATCAAGCTAGAAATCTTATTCGTTACCATGAACGCGATGAGTTATTAGAAGAACTTGTTAAAAGCTATATGAAGCAAAGTGGTCGAGAATAA
- the ruvX gene encoding Holliday junction resolvase RuvX — protein sequence MRIMGLDVGSKTVGVAISDPFGWTAQGIETIKIDEEAGKFGFSRLRQLIEDYQVEKIVIGLPKNMNNTEGPRAEASRHYGDMAIELFDLPVFYQDERLTTQQSERFLIEAADVSRKKRKKVIDKLAAVLILQNYLDSHSH from the coding sequence ATGCGTATTATGGGTTTGGATGTGGGTTCTAAAACGGTTGGCGTAGCCATAAGTGACCCTTTTGGCTGGACTGCCCAAGGAATCGAAACCATTAAAATTGACGAAGAGGCAGGGAAATTCGGGTTTTCACGCTTAAGGCAATTAATTGAAGATTATCAAGTGGAAAAGATCGTTATTGGATTGCCTAAAAACATGAACAACACCGAAGGCCCTCGAGCTGAAGCATCGCGTCACTATGGAGATATGGCTATTGAATTATTCGACTTACCAGTTTTTTATCAGGATGAACGGTTAACTACTCAGCAATCGGAACGCTTTCTGATTGAGGCGGCAGATGTGAGCCGGAAAAAACGTAAAAAGGTAATCGATAAGTTAGCTGCTGTTCTCATTTTACAGAACTATTTAGATAGTCATTCACATTAG
- a CDS encoding DUF1292 domain-containing protein: MKEHCMAEDLDNLITLYDEEGNERLYKILFSFDSKDLNKSYVLVYPAEEEGEELNIEAYAYEEGEDGEGSLLPIESEEEWDMVEEVFNTFVQDPNLNQ, encoded by the coding sequence ATGAAGGAGCATTGTATGGCTGAAGATTTAGATAATTTAATTACTTTATATGATGAAGAAGGTAATGAGCGTTTATATAAAATTCTCTTTAGTTTCGACTCGAAAGATCTTAATAAATCTTATGTCTTAGTATACCCAGCCGAAGAGGAAGGCGAAGAATTAAATATCGAAGCTTATGCCTATGAAGAGGGCGAAGACGGAGAAGGTAGCTTATTGCCAATTGAAAGTGAAGAAGAATGGGATATGGTAGAGGAAGTGTTTAACACTTTCGTTCAAGACCCAAACTTAAATCAATAA